DNA from Rhinatrema bivittatum chromosome 16, aRhiBiv1.1, whole genome shotgun sequence:
TGATCTCGATACGGATAAAGTGGTGTCTTTGTTTTACTCTGTTATAACCCCACTCTTAAACCCTTTGATCTACAGTTTAAGAAACCAAAAAGTGATTAAGTCCTTAAAGACAGCATGGAGAAAGATATGTTGATGGACTCATTGTATCACCTTGTTTACGGCTAAATTCATGTTATTGCTTGAAGGAAAGCTGTAAGGATGAATGCATTGACAAAAGAATTGAAAAACAGTCAGCAGGAGAAGATGCATCCAGTtgttaaatagtttaaaaaaaaatgaagtgcaTGCTAATTGTGCACTGCATTTTAGTTGGTAAGACATTATTGTGATATATGGAAATTGTGCTTTTTACCACTTACTATGTTCTTGAGATTTTGGCATAAACAAATGTAGCTAGGTTTCCATAGTTTATTATCCCTGCTATGTTGGAAAAATAGCTGGATTCCATATCCAGAAAGTATCCTTTTCATtcccacaaaacaaaacagaaaaccaaGTAACTACATGGAAAAATCATGCAAACAGAACACCCATAAAGATATCACAGAAATGAGCTCACTTGGTCATATCTGAAGAAGGGATTAATCAGGTCTCCAGTGTTCATGCAcaatttcttgggggggggggggggaaaggggtgaAATAAAAGGTCTTACAACATACCAAGAATGTAGGGGATGAATGTAGATGATGGAGGAGACTGAATTCCTTCTCTGTTGACGGAGGCACCACAGTGCATATCATGTAATCTGACTGTTCAGCTGTCGTTTCTATCTAAATAAATCAAGGACTTAACTGGAAACGCCATTAGAATGTTAACCACTCTGAATTGCTTTTCTCATCTACGCTTATTTGTTGTACTTGTCACGTAATAATGAGGATACTAGCCCAGTACTACTACAACACTGGGCAAAATAAAACATGTGTAAAAAGCTTTGATGTTTTGTGCCATCATTATTTCATTCTCCGCCTTTTCTCCTTCTGGGTTTATTTCCTGGGCATCTTCCCTTGGTTTGTCTATGCTCCATTTTATTCAATGTCCTAATCAGATTCTCTGGTAATTTTTTCTAGTCCCATTAGCTTTTTAGGGTGCTTAATAATTTGTGCTGGATTGTTTTTATGTCATATTTATCTAAATCTCTTTAGTTTGACATTTTACCCATCTTTATTTGTGCCTCTTCCCTTAGTAATAATTCTTTTCTTCCTGTCTGTTATAGTCTCTCACATACTTTTTTATGATTCTTATTCTCTGATAGGTTTTCTCATGCTTCTTTCCATGTTTTGTATCCCGGATATTCCCTCAATCCAATCTCCATAATATTGGTTTTATTCAATTCGTCAGTGTAGACCCACGTCAACATCAGATAATAGTCcaaatggggaggggggcagaagaTTTATTAAATGACAGAGCTTACCTGAAAAATTGCAAGCCAGATTATTTTCATAAAAGTTAGCTAAAAATCAGGAGTTGTAGTTAACTTGCCTCAGGAGAGCATTTTGATTCACCCCAGGCACTAAGTTAAAAGGTTCAAGGGGCCTGAattacccccctccccaaagtgAGACAATCTTACCACGCCCCTGGAGTTTTGTGTGGCCTTCCTATCCCAACCTCCTGCCTCCCCCGTCACTGAAAGATTGGCACCTGCCAGGTGTCTGCTTAGGGGGAGAGCTACGTTGGAAAAAGAGTGTACTGTGGAAGATTTTTGCCAAACAAGTAGTATTTGGGAGGAGACTGCATCATGCAtcttttaagttttgttttttttttaatttcttgcacTATGGCCACCTCAAGGGTTACAGGGGGTtgatatggagggggggggggggtggattaacAAATCCTCCTGGGTTTTATCTTACTTTGGGGCTACCATTTCATGGATTTGTTTGGGGAGCAATAACCTGTGGTATTTTTATCCCTCTGGTATATATTACCAGAAGGGGAAAATACTGTAGGGTTTACTAAGCTTTGTAAATCTTATAGTATTATATTTAGGCTTAATAAAGGacctcctaagtttgtacctgaggcaacagaggatgaAGTGATTCGCTctaggagtgacagtgggatgtGAACCTCAGATTCCCATGTTCTCAACTTACTGCTCCACCtaccaggctactcctcctcttcctttcctttacAGAATGTCAATCAGATGGAGGAGATTATCATTTCAGCTCTATAAAGACACCCTTAAGGATTTGGTCTTTGTGAACTCAAACATGTACATAAGGGGCCTCATACCAACTGTTTACTGCCTCAGAAGTTAATGGTAATGAATAAAGGTTCATCAGAAAAGCACCACTACAACAGGTTTCGAAATTTAGTTATGTGTTTTGATTGATGTCAATGACCTGTAAATATGATCTGATAATAAACTTTCCAACTTGCTCATTTAAACATGATAACAGATTTActataattaaaaaaagattAATACAAATGACAACTAAACTACAGATCTTTGAATATCTAAATAGGATCTACCATATTTCagacaaattaataaaaatagaTATGTTTAAATGCCCTTTACctaacatgattttttttttagttggcaATGAGTAATTTCAAAATAAGAATATTTTGTGAAAATTAAGGGGAAATATTGATAAATGTTTTACAGTGAATTGATTCCCATGTCAGACCACTCACTGTAATAATCATCTACCTCCTCTACTTATTACTCATCCCATGTCTTCACCATCCAAGCTAATCAACACCAACTTTTCACCTTATTTCTCAATCCATGTACTCTACATCTAGAGAAATAACAAAACAGCCAAATCCTCTTCATCCATATACATTACATATTTTCTCTCCTGCCATCCCCTCAACATATGTTCTCCAACTGTCATCTGAACTTCATGTTCTCTATACTCTCCATTTTAGCCATTACCACAGATTGCCCAATGTCCTCTGCAAACAATTTATCAAACATTTGCATCTCCTAACTAttcaacataagaacagaagaacgtAAGATGTGCCATATTGCGTCAAACCCAgtaacatcctgtttccaacaatgtccaatccaagtcataagtacctggtaagtacccaaatattaaatagatctcaagctactattgcttattaattaattgcaatttatggatttttcctctaggaacttatccaaaccttttttcaacctaGTTACActtagatcttcaaaaaatatgcgcgcgcgtacttttattCGTGCCACcagtgcgaacaaaagtacaccagattttataagatacgcacgtagccgcgcgtatcttataaaatctggggttggcgcgcgcaaggctgcgcaaaatcggcagcctgcgcgcgccgagccacgcagcctgcctccgttccctccgaggccgctccgaaatcggagcggcctcggagggaactttccttccgcatccccccaccttcccctcccttcccctatctaccctatcccccagccctacctaaatccccccctacctttgttgggcaagttatgcctgcttgaagcaggcgtaacttgcgcacgccgccccagcatcccccggcacaggccgcagtgccgggggactcgggactgccctcctggcccgcccccgaaccgtcaccacatCGCCAGacccaccctggaccgcccctgcccccagacacgccccctggacacaccccctctcaccccttttaggaagccctgggacttacgcgcgtcgtggggctttgcgtgcgccggcggcctatgcaaaataggcacaccggcgcacgagtgccctgcacgcgtaaatctgggaggatttacacgcgcaggggttttaaaatctacccctaaatgatgtaaccacatcctctagcaatgaattccagagcttaactatgtgctgagtgaaaaagaattttctttgatttgttttaaaagagctacttgctaacttcatggaatgccccctagtccttctattatctgagagagtaactAACTggtttacattaacctgttccagacctttcataattttgtagacctctatcatatcgcccctcagtcatctcttctccaaactgaacagccctaactttcctcacaggggagtcattccataccccttatcattttggtcacccttctctgcactttcttcagtgcaactatatatttatttttttatttatttaaagtttttctattctGATATTCGCTGTtggacatcatattggtttacaggcAAACAAGGAATCAGCAACAaagctttacagtgtaaccatTATAATAtccttcttgagatgtggtgaccagaactgcacacagtatactattcaaggtgtggtctcaccatggagcgatacagaagcattatgtcatccaccattttatttgccatcccccttctaataattcataacattctctttttcctgggtggcaaatCTTAAGATAGAACATCAATGTGTAACTATATCAAGGATTATTTtacccaatatgcatcaccttgcatttgtccactttaaatttcatcttcatTTGAaaacccagtcttccagttttacaaggtcctcctgcaatcacaatccacttgagatttaaccactctgcacaattttatgtcatccacaaatttgatcacctcactcattgtacccctttccagatcatttataaatatattaaaaagcatcagaccaagtacagatcgctgaggtacttcactgtttacatttttcccactgtgaaaaaccagtcttttaaccagtttgtaatccacaaaaggatatcgcctcctatcccatgactttttaattttcttagaagcctctcatgagggactttgttgaaagccttctgaaaatctaaatacaccacatctaccggttcccctttatccaaatgcttattcaccccttcaaaaaatgtagatttgtgaggcaagacttccaatGGGAAaaaccatgctggctgtgtccccttaaaccatgtctaactaaatgttttgtgattttgttttctttataacagtttccacaatttttcccagccttgaagtcaggctcactggtctatagattcccagatcaaccctggagccctttttaaatattgggattacattgaccaccttccagtcatcaggtacaacggatgattttaatgataggttacaaattaattgaaataggtcggaaatttcattttttaattctttcagaacactggggtgtataccatccagtccaggtgatttactactcttcagtttgtcaatccagcctaccacatcttccatgttcaccatgatttgattcagtttatctgaattgtcacccttgaaaaccgtttccagaacaggtatctccccaacatcctcttcagtaaacacggaatcaaagaatttgtttagtctctccacgatggccttatcttccctaagtgccctttttaaccccttgatcatctaatggtccaaccaactccctcacagactttctgcttcagatataattttaaaagtttttattattagtttttgcctctacggccaacttcttttcaaattctctcttaacctacCTTATCAATATCTGACATTGGACTTGTCAATGCTTAcatgatccgggtaactatagaccagtgagcctaacttcagtgccgggaaaaatagtggaaactatcctcaagatcaaaattgtagagcatatagaaagacatgatttaatgggacacagtcaacatggatttacccaagggaagtcttgcctaacaaacctgcttcatttttttgaaggggttaataaacatgtggataaaggtgaaccggtagatgtagtgtatttggattttcagaaggcgtttgacaaagtccctcatgagaggcttctacgaaaactaaaaagtcatgggataggaggcgatgtcctttcgtggattacaaactggttaaaagacaggaaacagagagtaggactaaatggtcaattttctcagtggaaaagggtaaacagtggagtgcctcagggatctgtacttggaccggtgcttttcaatatatatatcaatgatctggaaaggaatacgatgagtgatgttatcaaatttgcagatgatacaaaattattcagagtagttaaatcacaagcagactgtgatacattacaggaggaccttgcaagactggaagattgggcatccaaatggcagatgaaatttaatgtggacaagtgcaaggtgttgcatatagggaaaataaccctagctgtagttacacgatgttaggttccatattaggagctaccacccaagaaagagatctaggcgtcatagtagataatacattgaaatcgtcagctcagtgtgctgcagcagtcaaaaaagcaaataaaatgttaggaattattaggaagggaatggttaataaaacggaaaatgtcataatgcctctatatcgctccatggtgagaccacaccttgaatactgtgtacaattctggtcgccgtatctcaaaaaagatatagttgcaatggagaaggtacagagaagggcaaccaaaatgataaaggggatggaacagctcccctatgaggaaaggctgaagaggttagggctgttcagcttggagaagagacggctgaggggggatatcatagaggtctttaagatcatgagaggtcttgaacgagtagatgtgactcggttatttacactttcgaataatagaaggactagggggcattccatgaagttagcaagtagcacatttaagactaatcggagaaaattctttttcactcaacgcacaataaatctctggaatttgttgccagaggatgtggttagtgcagttagtgtagctgggttcaaaaaaggtttggataagttcttggaagagaagtccattaactgctattaatcaagtttacttagggaatagtcactgctattaattgcatcagtagcatgggatcttctaggtgtttgggtaattgccaggttcttgtggcctggtttggcctctgttggaaacaggatgctgggcttgatggacccttggtctgacccagcatggcaatttcttatgttcttatgttcttattctattttcttcagattgatccttcttccaatttttgaatgaagatcttctcgctaaaatagcctctttcacatcactttttagccatgccagtaatcatttgaccttccttccatcttttttaatgtgtggaatacatctgtactgcatttctaagatttttttttttttaacaatgtccatacctgttatACACTCAATCTTTGtaagtgcatatttatttatttattttttttttaactatttttctcattttatcaaagtttcccttttcaaagtttagacctagagccatggatttacttactgtgtccaccttccaatcattaattcaaatttgatcatattatgatcacttttgccaaaaggccccaccaccgttacctctctcaccaaatcctgcactccactgagaattagatctagaaTTGTTCCCTGTCTCATTgggtcctgaaccaattgcttcataaaactgtcatttattccatccaggaattttatctctctagcatatcctgatgtttcacttacccactcaatggggaaattgaaatctcccattattgctgcattaccaatttggttagcttccctaatttctcttagcatttcactatccatctcataattttggccagatggacggtagtatactcctattgctatattcttccccaatacacaagggatttctacccataaagattcaattgtgtattTAGTGTCATGTTGgactatgccatcctggacataaagcactaccCCGCCACCaaggtgctcctctctatcattgtgatataatttgtactccggtatagcaatatcccattggttatcctccttccaccatgtctctgagatgccaattaagtctatgtcatcattcactgctatccTCATCCAGTATCTTCTATATCCTTTGCAGTAACTTTTTCTCTTATCCTTCCTCTCCTGATTTTCTCCAAACAGACTGGTTAGTTATCCTAGAAATGTGAGAAATAGACATCAGGTCACCAGAAAATATTCAGCACGTCAAAAATTGTGAAAGTTCCTTGCTGTAAATCCCCATCTACTGAATAAATATGCTAATTCCTTTGATAGCTTCACCTGCAAGGTCTATGAAACCCAATAataaagaaatgggaaaaaaaaaagttgcattgcCAAAATATACAAATAGATTTCCAATGAGTTCTAAATATGGCAGAAATGTATTTCCTATATGTATTGGCAAGGTTATAGGAACTATAATGCATGACTGCTGTGCATCTAATTATTATCCAATTAGTCATTGATTCCTCCAACTATTTTTCACCCCATGCCTCTCTATATGCTTTTCTCCAATTCTTCCCTATCACGTGTCCTCCAACCATGAGCTCAACTTACTCTAAATTCTCAACACATTCTAAAAGAAAATCAAACTGCTCTTCTAAATATTCCTAATATAGTATATTCTTATCTCTAGCAATGACCATTAACTTGCTTCTCCTGTCCTTTCTCTCCCAATTACCAACAAACAATGCAAGTCACCCTGTCAATATCTGAAATTTATACTAGATGTGTTTGGAATCATTCAACATATTTAAAGAAATGGAAGATGCGACTTGTAAATTGATGGGATTATGATGTATGTAATATACTGGTGGTGATGTTGTTTGATTGTTGTGGTGAGGGAAATGAAAATATGAATGTGTCGTTTGTATTGTGGCTTGATGAACAAAAAGAGTAATGCATGTCCGTCCCTTGGTTCAAAAGAAATTATTCAATAAAAggtttaaatataaatatatgtatatatatatatatatgctcatGCCTGTGCCAGCCTAAATTGACAgggaaatgaaatttaataatatatgtaagcaaaaaaatgttattgttttatatttccaaGAAATACGCAGGGATTTGCAAAGGTTTTTAAATATGGCACAAACATATTTCCTATATGTTGCGAGAAGTCTTTGATAAAGTCTAAAATACACAACTAAGATTTATCTCATTACTACCAGTTAACCACTGGTTGCCTGTGGTGCAGACAACTTGTTTTCAACTTCTTAGACAATTCACTTGCTGCAAAGTTCCAGGAAGTACAAGGAGGATTTTACATTTCACATAAGTATTAGCATAAATTTATTTGGCAGGtaacaaaaatatacaaatatgtcATCATCTTATCTTGCTCCATGCATTGTTTAGAGCCTTAATTACATCTCTGTTTCTTAAACTGTAGATCAAAGGGTTTAAGAGTGGAGTTATAACTGAATAGAACAAAGACACTATTTTATCTGTGTCAAAGGAGTATTTGGCAGTGGGCCTCAAGTACATAAAAATAACTGTCCCATAGAATATGAGAACCACGGTAAGGTGGGAGGCACAGGTGAAGAAGGCCTTCCTCCGTCCTGTAGTAGAAGGGATTCGGACTATAGTCAGGATGATGTAGAAGTAGGAAACCAGATTGATAAGAAGAGAGATCAATACCAAAGAccatgaaagggaaaagaaagcagCTTCGCTAGCAGTTGTGTCTGAACAGGCCAGCTTCAGAAGAGGCAAGAAATCGCAAAAGAAATGGTTGATCAGATTCAACCTGCAAAATGATAACTGGGTTATTGGGACAGTGAGTGTCCAACTTGTCAGAAAACCGCTCGCCCAGGATCCTACAGCCAACTGTTTACAGAGTCTACTGTTCATAATTGTTCCGTACCGTAGTGGGTAGCATATAGCAATATACCGGTCATACGCCATTGCCGACAGCAAGAAAAGCTCAGTGGGTCCAaaggtgaaaaagaaaaatagttgtACGATACAACTTCTGTATGAAATTCTACTCTTCTCTGTCAGGAATCCAGACAGCATTTTTGGAGCAGTAGTTGTGGTGTAGCAGATTTCCAGGAAAGCAAAGTTGCTAAGAAAAAAGTACATGGGGCTATGAAGTATTGGGTTGACCCTTACTATAATTATTATGATGCTATTTGTTGCTATGGTCATGATATAGATATGCAGAAGAACTATGAAGCATATTATCTGTATTTCCTTTGAGCTGGGGAAGCCAAGGAGAATGAATTCTGTTACAGAGGTTTGATTGCCAGCTTTCATTGTCCTCAGTAGGAATGATCTGCAGAGATAATAGAAAATTTTGCACTTTGCTTAATAAATTGAAATGCATTTAAAAGAAGGCAGAAATACTGAAACATATTGCTGTGTCAagcccaaattaaaaaaaagaaatgtccaGATATCTATGAAATAGGCATGCTTCTGTTTACTTTCTTTAGGATAAGTTTTACTTTaaacatgtattttaaaaaccTTCCAAAATGTAGGGTTCAGAAGTATTTATCTtcccaaaatattcatttttcccCAAAATATTATTATAATGATGAAAATAACAATGATTAAgaaacatagatacatagaatAATGGTCGACAAAAACCGTAAGGCCCAcctaatctgattttttttttttaataatgcccCAGGATCCATTGATCTCTGCTGTTCACTTCTGACAAacaggctttcctgaattctgttactgtttcctgaattctgttactgtttacaggctttcctgaattctgttactgcACGCAAAGACCTCCCAGTCAAGACCATCTTGACTGGGAGGTCTTTGCATGCAACATTACCTACATGGAGATTTATAATACAACctctttttctaaaattttcttTGCACGAGAAATAAGCCTTGCTTCTTTCGAAATGTTTAGATaattgaggtatttaaatgtttctatcatattcctCTTTTCTGTACTCTGCTGATTCCTGATCATTTTTATTCCCAAAAAATTCAATATCTATACTTTCATTCTATTTATCTATATATTTCCTATCTATCTATGCATGAAGACTGTGATGGAAAATATATATTCCATCTCAGTCTGCTACTATAGCAATCAAAGAAAAACTTAATTAGACTAAGACCTGTAAcaactatttttttctttacttcaGTGCTTTTCATAACCTCCCATTcctgtttttctcttttccctttctttttgttcCTAATATCGCATTGCTCTTTGAATACATAATATAAAtccaaatattttctcttatgttGTTCTTTATCCCAGAGGCTTGACTGGAGAATCTGATCCTGAAGCCTGTGATAACTGTGAAGATTTCTTATCGAACAAACTCTCTGGGTATTATCACCCCTTCTATTATGAGTTTGGAACATTGCCTCACCTAAAATACTGTTTgagattcttttttcttttcttgggaGGGTCAGTCTGCTGAATCGCCACTTTATTCTAAAGCAAACTGGGGCGCTGCTGTACTGCTCTTCATCAGAAACCTATCCAGAGCCGGACACCACGCAAACACATACAGCATTTAAATACTAGGTTCTGTCTTTATAGCAAAGAGAATGaaatacattcttttttttttctttttatctagaGGGGATTtgtacaaagcaaaaaaaaaagttctagttGAAAAATCAGTTTCTGGGGAATGGACTTCTGTTTGTTGTAAGCAAAGCTTCTTGTGAAGAGTTTTGTTCTTAAGATTTATGGTAATTAAGAGAGAGAAATGAAGGAGAGACAGGACCAACGCTATGAAAAAAAGATACCCATAGAAATACAACTCAGAAACAGGTAAATGGAGAAACTTCAGCAGTAGCAACAAATTAGATTAAAAACTGGGGAGGTTCAGGCTTTTAGGTGAAGCAGACATACCATTCCTACCTCTCCAGCTCTGCACCCGTCTCCGATGTGTTTTAGGTTTACACGTGCACAAATGGGAAAACTCAAAACCAGTAAAACCAGAAGGCGCTTTTATCAGAAGGTTTGAGTGATCTGTGAGGAATCTCACATAAGAGAGAATGCAGATGTAGCGCTCAGTCCTCAGTTTCCATGAGAAATTTCCAAAAGTTCATATACTGGAGCAGTAAGAAATAATCATTTCAACTCTTGAGCCTCATCCTTGTGCATTTGGTCTTTGGAGAGCCCCAAGGAATTTACAGAAGGGACCTCATGCCAACTGCTTATAATTGATTGCTGTCTCAGAGGTTAGGGCTATACTCTAAAGGGTCATGTCAGAAAAGCACCACTGAATAGagtttaaattttaatttaaatgtttgagaTTAATGGCTCTGAGCTATAGTTAAGACCAGCTAATAAGCTGGCTTTTACATTGCTCTTTTAAAAATGATGGACTGCATTTCAGACAGACAGATTAATGAAAATTGCAATCAACATTTGTATACTGATATACCCTTTAACAAATAGGGTCTGATGAGCTGGAAATAAGCAATTAAAAAAGCTGAATGCTGTTTCTGAGACTGGATCAGGGGAAAATATTGCTAAACGTGATACACTGAACTAAGTATCTTTGTTAGATCTCGGCTGTGGTAACTTATTTCTCATTCCATGTCCTCCATAGTTCCAGCAATTAGCCCCACTTAATCCCCTATCCTCTAACCACTTTAAGGAACATTAACCTCTCCTAATTGCTTCTCATCCAGTATGT
Protein-coding regions in this window:
- the LOC115077301 gene encoding olfactory receptor 6F1-like; translated protein: MKAGNQTSVTEFILLGFPSSKEIQIICFIVLLHIYIMTIATNSIIIIIVRVNPILHSPMYFFLSNFAFLEICYTTTTAPKMLSGFLTEKSRISYRSCIVQLFFFFTFGPTELFLLSAMAYDRYIAICYPLRYGTIMNSRLCKQLAVGSWASGFLTSWTLTVPITQLSFCRLNLINHFFCDFLPLLKLACSDTTASEAAFFSLSWSLVLISLLINLVSYFYIILTIVRIPSTTGRRKAFFTCASHLTVVLIFYGTVIFMYLRPTAKYSFDTDKIVSLFYSVITPLLNPLIYSLRNRDVIKALNNAWSKIR